In the genome of Jaculus jaculus isolate mJacJac1 chromosome 11, mJacJac1.mat.Y.cur, whole genome shotgun sequence, the window tggctgttttggtttctctctctgcttggttttatgaaaagggagccagcttctcccgCCATCTATGGAACTCCCCTCCCCCTGGATTTGTGAACTTGAAacaaattccttcctcccctaaactgtgtctggtttggatgtttgtCCTGGCAACGTGGAGCTGAGCTGCCTACAACAAGCAATGCGTTGATAGTCTGTACTTTTGGTGCATACGCAGACTTCCACCGGATGCggcggcacatgcctgtaattccagctccaGGGAGGCTGACGTCAGAGCATGATCTTAAACCGGGCCCAGCATCACTGTCTGGCAAAGAGAGGAAAGAATcagagtggaggaggggaggagagctgGGCCTGTCACCAGGAGGCAGCCTAAAACAGGTGGGGCCCAACGGATGGTTAGCTCAGGACAGGTCCCCAAAGTCACTTTCCGCAAGAAAAGGGCCCAGCAAGAGTCATGTGACTGGTGCCGCCCAACAGGACTGGGTCTCTGATCAGTCAGGCCCATGGACAGTGCTCCTGGGTCTTCCTGGGGGCCTTGGTTCTGAGCAAGTCgcgggaggagggaagagggccACAGGGGAGGCAGCCAACACCCCTGTGCTCGGACGAAAACGGGGGGGCGCTGAGGTTCCCAGACGGCTGCACCCCGTCCGGGGCCCCGGGTGGCGCTGATCTCTCCTGGAAGGACAGTGCTATGAACCTGGGGCCCCCAGGTGACCTTGGGTCCCGGGAGCATCCTCGCCCCCAGGGGGCGCTGGCGGGCGGGCCCGGAGCCGCGGGAGGAGCGGGGGGCTCTAGGCCGAGGGGACAGATGGTCATGGGGTCGCCGGCCGAGACCGTGGTGgtggtgccgctgctgctgctggcggtGGCGGCGCTGCCAATGCCCGGGCCGGGGCCGGAGCCGGAGGACCCGGGTGAGCGGccaggggtgggggcgggggcgggctgGGGGGCTGCGGGCGGGGCTGGGGGGCTGTgaaggctggggggggggctcaCTTTCTCGCCTCCACGCAGAACTGCGGGAACTGGACTTGTTGTCAGGTACGACGACGCCCACCATGCGCTtcctgggagtgtgtgtgtgtcaggggtgGGGAGCCCACCTGCTTTGGGGGTGCACCTCCACTAGACCTGTCGCCCACCCCAAGATGGAGAGCGAAGTCATCGGCTGTTGGGAAAGTTAAGTGGgccctggggggcgggggaggaagaCACCTGCCCCTTCCCAAAGCCTCTCACTTCCACAAGGAGCtctgggaccccccccccacccgagcCAGGGGCTGGGGGGTGGGCCTGCCTCTCGTGGCTCGGCCACAGTTCGGTGTGGTGGTCATCACAGGACCCTGCGGCCACCGTACCATGCCGACGCGCGTGGTGGGTGGAAATGATGCGGAGTTGGGGCGCTGGCCGTGGCAAGGGAGCCTGCGCATGTGGGGGAGCCACCATTGTGGAGCGAGCCTGCTCAACCGCCGCTGGGCGCTCACAGCTGCCCACTGCTTCCAACAGTGAGTCCCCAGGTCTGGCGGGGGCTGGGCAAGCGACCTTGGCCTCGGGTCTTGCACCCTGGGAACATTCATTTCAGGGGGATGCAGCCTGGCGAAGCTGCAGCCCGCCAAATCCACACGACTTTACACTGATGTCCTCTTTAGGTTCTTCTAGAATGTTCTTTCAGGATATTCCCTTGTACCTTTGGATATACCACTGCTcgcttttcttcccctccccgcTCTGCTCTTCTCCTTCCCAAATGGCCCCATACTGGCCCCCTCATCTGCTCAGCCCTTTGTGGGGGACTACACCAGGGCTCCCCAGAAGACTCAGTAATCAATTTCTGCTCTTAGGCTAGCTCAGACAGCTGACAAGACCATGGTGGGCAGCCACTCTTCTCCCCTCACAGCGACCCAGAGCAGGGACTGGCTTTGGCTTGTGTGGACTCTCTTGTTCCTTTGGCAGGGGAGGGGTTTTGGCCCGCAGAAGATCTGGGTCATGGTGTCCAGGGCGGGCGAAGGAATGACAGCACCACTGTGTCACCTCAGGGAATGCAGCTGGCTTGCTTCATGTGTTCTCCTCCCCCGCAGGTCTGATGACCCATACGAGTGGACAGTCCAGTTTGGAGAGCTGACCTCAATGCCATCTGTCTGGAACCTGCAGGCCTACTACAACCGTTACCAAGTGTATGACATCTTTCTGAGCCCCAAGTACCTAGGGACATATCCCTATGACATCGCCCTGCTGAAGCTGTCCGCGCCTGTCACCTACTCTAACGTCATCCAGCCCATCTGCCTCCTGAACTCCACGTTCAAGTTTGAGAACCGCACTGACTGCTGGGTGACTGGCTGGGGTGACGTCCAGGAAGATGTGGGTGAGGTTGGGAGCAGGCAGGCCTGGGCGTGGGGAGGAGGGAAGCTCTCTTTGTCCCCTTTCCAGTTACACTAATTCCAGCAGCCTCTTCCTAGTCTTGGGGCCCCCCTGAGCCCCATTGCCCAacattgcctctttttctcttcttattcCTACTTTCAAGGAGGGCTAAATGTTTaggtttcttcctttccaaataggATGTCGGCCAAAAGTTATTTGCGCTAGGGAGGCCAGCTTGGCCAGGCCTCCCGGAGTGGGGATCCCAGAGGGCCTGAGGAAAGACcttttttgtttctgaggtagggtttcattctagtccaggctgacctgggactcactatgtagcctcagggtggcctcgaactcacggtgatcctcctacctctgcctcccgagtgctgggattaaaggtgtgcgccaccacgcccggctctgaccTTGATATCTCTTTATTCATAGTGTTTCCCCTTCTGCAGTTGCTCCCATCCACGAGCCCCACACAGGCTCCCCAACCTGTCCTCCTCCAATCTTCACTTACTACTGTAATCCCTCTGGGGCTCGTTAGGCTGCTTGACTTAACTTCTGTTTGTCTTTACTCGACTTTCCTGCAAATTCTGGTCACTGTCTCCCTTGAGGTGTCCAggagcctccagcccctcagcctgGGCATGCTCCCTGTGCGCAGGGCTACCCCGCCCGCCGCTCCCTGAGTGGCCGCATTTCTGCGTTGTTCCCTGACAGGAAGATTCAGATCTGGCTTTTTGTAGGCTGTGTACTTGGAACTCTAGCAGACTTGGGGACCCCTGTGTGAGCAAGACATTAGCATGCTTTTATACCCATTTTTCCgctgaggaaatggaaagaactaTAGGAGTGGTCCCAGGTCTCAGGACTATAGGAGGTGAGGCCAGGGTTCAGTGGCATCAGGTGTGCCTCCAAGGCCACTCAGCTGGAATTGGCAAGAATTCAGCATCTGCTTGCAGGGTAGAAGTCTTTTCTCTTCTCTAGGAGGGTGGGTGTGAGCCAAGAGACCAAGCCAGGCCCACTTTGCAAGCCTCTTTCCCCTGGCCAGAGCCGGCAGGGTGGGATGGGGCTGTCACCCGCATCCTCCCTGCTTTGGAGGCAGGTAGACGGCACTTGTGTGGCCACGATTAGAGCTCTGCTCCCCTCCGGGAAGTGGTGGACCTTTTGGTTTGCCATGTGCTAGCTGGGAAACTCAATAAGGCACTTTCTCCAACTGTGTCTCGGTTTGCTTGTCTGAACATTGGGTAATGAAAGCACAAGTCTCTTAAGGTGGTTCTGAGGTTCAGGGTCTTCAGAGAGTGGCCAGCAAACAAGAAGCAGCATCTGTACTGCCCCGTCCTCCTCGGCGAGGGTCCAGCAATGCCTGGAACTTAGACTTAGGAACAACACAGACATGGGTTCACCTCAAGGAGACtccatccagttttcccagcaccatttgccaaagagactgtcttttctccaatgagtattttttggcatttttgtcaaatatcaggtggctatagctacccagacttacatctgggtcctctattctgttccattgatctacgtctgttttggtgccagtaccatgctgtttttgttactgtggctctgcaagataggttaaaatcaggtatggtgataccaccagccttatttttgttgctcaaaattgtcttagatatttgagggtttttttgtgcttccaaatgaatttttggaattttttttttctgttttcatgaaaaatgccattggaattttgatggggattgcattaaatgtgtagattgcttttggtaagattgccattttctttttttttttaatttttaaatttttattaacattttccatgatttaaaaaaaaatcccatggtaattccctccctccccacccccacactttcccctttgaaattccattctccatcatattacctccccattacaatcattgaagattgccattttcacaatattgattcttctgatccaagaacaagggatggctttccatttcctagtgtcttctgcaatttctcgcttgagtgttttaaagttttcattgtagagatccttcacttcctcagttaggtttatttcaaggtactttatttatttattgatttatttttgatgcaattgtgaatgggagtgattctctgatttcatcctctgtgtgtttgttgttagcatttaggaaggctactgatttctgtgtatttattttgtatcctgctacatgtctaTAGGTGTATATCAACTCTTACAGTTTACTGGTAGAgactttagagtcctttatgtatagaatcatgtcatctgcaaataatgataacttgatctcttcctttccaatttgtatcccttttatgtgtgtctcttgccttattgctatggctaagacttccagtactataccaaataaaagtggggactgtggacacccttgtcttgttcctgattttggtggaaaagctttaagtttttctccatttagcattatgttggttgtaggtttgtcataaatagcctttattatgttgagatatgttccttctattcccagtctctgtaggacttttatcatgaggggatgttggattttgtcaaatgctttttctgcatctaatgagatgatcatatgatttttgcccttcag includes:
- the LOC101609918 gene encoding testisin-like, with the translated sequence MVMGSPAETVVVVPLLLLAVAALPMPGPGPEPEDPELRELDLLSGPCGHRTMPTRVVGGNDAELGRWPWQGSLRMWGSHHCGASLLNRRWALTAAHCFQQSDDPYEWTVQFGELTSMPSVWNLQAYYNRYQVYDIFLSPKYLGTYPYDIALLKLSAPVTYSNVIQPICLLNSTFKFENRTDCWVTGWGDVQEDVELSAPYNLQEVQVAIINNSMCNHLYQRSAFRSNIWGDMVCAGDPAGGKDACFGDSGGPLVCDVNEVWYQIGVVSWGVGCGRPNRPGVYTNISQHYDWIRATMIQNGGPELAPALPFLTLSWAFLLPSPA